Proteins encoded within one genomic window of Streptomyces sp. NBC_01314:
- a CDS encoding AmfC protein, whose protein sequence is MSTSSTGQPPGTATFTRTNPGPGPGVRRPPVQRTDSGPLPPPDPAEHELSRLRLPELRTLRRDAQRDEADLSYLRRLLQGRIDILRAELVRRGGAQDPTAPGDPAALVDRLSAILTDAPARHRSSARHVTVGTPYGEEHRRLAAEMLDEVELSDLQARTDDELTVGLARLVHHEQQISSRRQRLQRTADDCSAEIARRYREGEAQVDDLLI, encoded by the coding sequence ATGAGCACATCGAGTACAGGGCAGCCCCCAGGGACTGCGACGTTCACCCGTACGAATCCGGGGCCCGGCCCCGGCGTCCGCCGGCCACCGGTCCAGCGCACCGACAGCGGACCACTGCCGCCGCCGGACCCGGCCGAGCACGAACTGTCCCGGCTACGGCTGCCCGAACTGCGCACACTGCGCCGGGACGCCCAGCGGGACGAGGCCGATCTCAGCTATCTGCGGCGGCTGCTCCAGGGCCGTATCGACATCCTGCGCGCCGAACTGGTCCGCCGGGGCGGCGCGCAGGACCCCACAGCACCAGGGGATCCGGCGGCGCTGGTCGACCGGCTGTCGGCGATCCTCACGGACGCCCCGGCCCGGCACCGTTCCTCGGCCCGCCACGTCACCGTGGGCACACCGTACGGAGAGGAGCACCGCCGGCTCGCCGCCGAGATGCTCGACGAGGTCGAACTCTCCGACCTCCAGGCCCGCACCGACGACGAACTCACCGTCGGCCTCGCCCGTCTCGTCCACCACGAGCAGCAGATCTCCAGCCGCCGCCAGCGCCTCCAGCGCACCGCCGACGACTGCAGCGCCGAGATCGCCCGCCGCTACCGAGAGGGCGAGGCCCAGGTGGACGACCTGCTGATCTGA
- the dtd gene encoding D-aminoacyl-tRNA deacylase codes for MRAVVQRVDGASVVVDGETVGAIEGEGLCALVGVTHDDTKEKAAQLARKLWSVRMLHDEKSCSDIDAPLLVISQFTLYGDARKGRRPTWNAAAPGDVAEPLVEEVVAQLRALGATVATGRFGAKMRVALTNDGPFTVLLEM; via the coding sequence ATGCGTGCGGTGGTGCAGAGGGTCGACGGTGCGAGCGTCGTCGTGGACGGCGAGACGGTCGGGGCGATCGAGGGCGAGGGGCTGTGCGCCCTTGTGGGGGTGACACATGACGACACCAAGGAGAAGGCGGCGCAGCTGGCCCGCAAGCTGTGGTCCGTGCGGATGCTGCACGACGAGAAGTCGTGCAGCGACATCGACGCGCCACTGCTGGTGATCAGCCAGTTCACGCTGTACGGCGACGCCCGGAAGGGACGCCGGCCCACCTGGAACGCGGCGGCGCCCGGCGATGTCGCCGAGCCGCTGGTGGAGGAGGTCGTCGCGCAGCTTCGGGCGCTGGGGGCGACGGTGGCGACCGGACGGTTCGGCGCGAAGATGCGGGTCGCTCTGACGAATGACGGGCCGTTCACGGTGCTGCTGGAGATGTGA
- a CDS encoding folate-binding protein YgfZ, with the protein MKSPLLSLPGAVPAEGVDEGVAAHYGDLFREQRALADGTGFVDLSHRGVFAVSGEDRLSWLHLLLTQHVSELPTGEATEALILSANGHIEHALYLVDDGATVWAHVEPGTQEALLAYLESMKFFYRVEVADRTGDFAVVHLPAGSIAEIPQGTVVRETPYGRDLFLPRADLETYAEKAAPAVGLLAYEALRVEHHLPRLGFETDHRTIPHELGWIGSAVHLQKGCYRGQETVARVQNLGKPPRRLVFLHLDGSEVHLPPRGAEIRLADDGPDGRKLGFITTSARHHELGPVALALIKRNVPVDARLMADTTAAAQETVVEP; encoded by the coding sequence ATGAAGAGCCCTCTGCTGTCCCTGCCCGGCGCCGTCCCAGCCGAGGGGGTCGACGAAGGTGTCGCCGCCCACTACGGGGACCTGTTCCGTGAACAGCGCGCCCTCGCCGACGGCACCGGCTTCGTCGACCTCTCCCACCGGGGCGTCTTCGCCGTCTCCGGCGAGGACCGGCTCAGCTGGCTGCACCTGCTCCTCACCCAGCACGTCAGCGAACTTCCCACGGGCGAGGCCACCGAGGCGCTGATCCTCTCCGCCAACGGCCACATCGAGCACGCGCTGTACCTGGTCGACGACGGCGCGACCGTCTGGGCCCACGTCGAGCCCGGCACCCAGGAGGCGCTGCTCGCGTACCTGGAGTCGATGAAGTTCTTCTACCGGGTCGAAGTGGCCGACAGGACGGGCGACTTCGCGGTCGTCCACCTCCCGGCCGGCTCGATCGCCGAGATCCCGCAGGGCACGGTCGTCCGCGAGACGCCGTACGGCCGCGATCTGTTCCTGCCGCGTGCCGACCTGGAGACGTACGCGGAGAAGGCGGCCCCCGCGGTGGGCCTTCTCGCGTACGAGGCGCTGCGCGTCGAGCACCACCTTCCCCGCCTCGGCTTCGAGACCGACCACCGCACCATCCCGCACGAGCTGGGCTGGATCGGTTCGGCGGTGCACCTGCAGAAGGGCTGCTACCGGGGCCAGGAGACGGTCGCCCGGGTCCAGAACCTCGGCAAGCCCCCGCGCCGCCTCGTCTTCCTGCACCTCGACGGCAGCGAGGTCCATCTCCCGCCGCGCGGCGCGGAGATCCGCCTCGCCGACGACGGCCCCGACGGCCGCAAGCTCGGCTTCATCACGACCTCGGCCCGCCACCACGAACTCGGCCCGGTGGCCCTCGCCCTGATCAAGCGCAACGTACCGGTGGACGCGAGGCTCATGGCCGACACGACGGCCGCGGCGCAGGAGACCGTCGTCGAGCCGTAG